From Brassica oleracea var. oleracea cultivar TO1000 chromosome C3, BOL, whole genome shotgun sequence, a single genomic window includes:
- the LOC106332673 gene encoding putative hydrolase C777.06c isoform X3 — protein sequence MEKNEREDDRTALIFLGTGCSAAVPHFRCLLQPSDPPCHVCSQSLTLLPHLNPNYRCNTSLLIDYCCGEEDGRHYYMIIDVGKSFREQVLRWFTFYKIPRIDSIILTHDHADAIHGLDDIRSLQPRGSAIDTNPLPVFLSQFTMESISTRFPYLVEKKVKEVPRRVSQLDWRIIEENCDKPFTASGLSFTPLPVMHGEDYVALGFLFGNKSKVAYISDISRIPPSTEYAGAGQLDLLILDTNVPSMVMRGRQPTHLCLPETLETIKRLCPKRALLTGMTHYFDHHEYNEILAEWSLREGIQVQLAHDGLRLPINL from the exons ATGGAGAAGAATGAACGTGAAGATGATCGAACGGCCCTTATCTTTCTCGGAACAGGCTGCTCCGCCGCAGTTCCCCATTTCAGATGCTTACTCCAGCCCTCAGATCCTCCTTGCCATGTCTGTTCTCAGTCCCTCACTTTACTGCCTCACCTCAACCCTAATTACAG ATGCAATACATCTCTCTTGATCGATTATTGCTGCGGGGAGGAAGATGGTAGACATTATTACATGATTATTGATGTTGGGAAGAGTTTTCGAGAGCAAGTCCTTCGTTGGTTTACCTTCTATAAGATTCCTCGAATTGATTCC ATCATTCTAACTCATGACCACGCAGACGCAATTCATGGCCTAGATGATATTCGATCTCTTCAACCTCGTGGTTCAGCCATTGACACCAATCCACTTCCCGTCTTTCTATCTCAATTTACAATGGAAAG CATTTCTACGAGGTTTCCTTATTTGGTTGAAAAGAAGGTTAAAGAGGTACCTAGACGGGTTTCACAGCTTGACTGGAGAATCATCGAAGAGAATTGTGACAAACCATTCACTGCCTCGGGCTTATCTTTCACGCCTCTTCCG GTGATGCATGGAGAAGATTACGTTGCTTTAGGTTTCCTCTTCGGCAATAAAAGTAAAGTGGCTTATATATCAGATATATCACGCATCCCACCTAGTACTGAATATG CCGGAGCTGGACAGCTAGATCTTCTTATCCTGGATACAAATGTACCATCTATGGTTATG AGAGGACGACAACCTACACATCTATGTTTGCCTGAG ACTCTTGAGACCATAAAGAGGCTCTGTCCAAAGAGAGCGCTTTTAACGGGTATGACACACTATTTTGATCACCATGAATACAATGAGATACTTGCGGAATGGTCTCTAAG GGAAGGAATTCAAGTTCAGCTTGCCCACGACGGTCTAAGGCTACCGATAAACCTATGA
- the LOC106332673 gene encoding putative hydrolase C777.06c isoform X1, with translation MEKNEREDDRTALIFLGTGCSAAVPHFRCLLQPSDPPCHVCSQSLTLLPHLNPNYRCNTSLLIDYCCGEEDGRHYYMIIDVGKSFREQVLRWFTFYKIPRIDSIILTHDHADAIHGLDDIRSLQPRGSAIDTNPLPVFLSQFTMESISTRFPYLVEKKVKEVPRRVSQLDWRIIEENCDKPFTASGLSFTPLPVMHGEDYVALGFLFGNKSKVAYISDISRIPPSTEYEAISKAGAGQLDLLILDTNVPSMVMRGRQPTHLCLPETLETIKRLCPKRALLTGMTHYFDHHEYNEILAEWSLREGIQVQLAHDGLRLPINL, from the exons ATGGAGAAGAATGAACGTGAAGATGATCGAACGGCCCTTATCTTTCTCGGAACAGGCTGCTCCGCCGCAGTTCCCCATTTCAGATGCTTACTCCAGCCCTCAGATCCTCCTTGCCATGTCTGTTCTCAGTCCCTCACTTTACTGCCTCACCTCAACCCTAATTACAG ATGCAATACATCTCTCTTGATCGATTATTGCTGCGGGGAGGAAGATGGTAGACATTATTACATGATTATTGATGTTGGGAAGAGTTTTCGAGAGCAAGTCCTTCGTTGGTTTACCTTCTATAAGATTCCTCGAATTGATTCC ATCATTCTAACTCATGACCACGCAGACGCAATTCATGGCCTAGATGATATTCGATCTCTTCAACCTCGTGGTTCAGCCATTGACACCAATCCACTTCCCGTCTTTCTATCTCAATTTACAATGGAAAG CATTTCTACGAGGTTTCCTTATTTGGTTGAAAAGAAGGTTAAAGAGGTACCTAGACGGGTTTCACAGCTTGACTGGAGAATCATCGAAGAGAATTGTGACAAACCATTCACTGCCTCGGGCTTATCTTTCACGCCTCTTCCG GTGATGCATGGAGAAGATTACGTTGCTTTAGGTTTCCTCTTCGGCAATAAAAGTAAAGTGGCTTATATATCAGATATATCACGCATCCCACCTAGTACTGAATATG AAGCTATTTCTAAAGCCGGAGCTGGACAGCTAGATCTTCTTATCCTGGATACAAATGTACCATCTATGGTTATG AGAGGACGACAACCTACACATCTATGTTTGCCTGAG ACTCTTGAGACCATAAAGAGGCTCTGTCCAAAGAGAGCGCTTTTAACGGGTATGACACACTATTTTGATCACCATGAATACAATGAGATACTTGCGGAATGGTCTCTAAG GGAAGGAATTCAAGTTCAGCTTGCCCACGACGGTCTAAGGCTACCGATAAACCTATGA
- the LOC106332673 gene encoding putative hydrolase C777.06c isoform X2, whose translation MEKNEREDDRTALIFLGTGCSAAVPHFRCLLQPSDPPCHVCSQSLTLLPHLNPNYRCNTSLLIDYCCGEEDGRHYYMIIDVGKSFREQVLRWFTFYKIPRIDSIILTHDHADAIHGLDDIRSLQPRGSAIDTNPLPVFLSQFTMESISTRFPYLVEKKVKEVPRRVSQLDWRIIEENCDKPFTASGLSFTPLPVMHGEDYVALGFLFGNKSKVAYISDISRIPPSTEYAISKAGAGQLDLLILDTNVPSMVMRGRQPTHLCLPETLETIKRLCPKRALLTGMTHYFDHHEYNEILAEWSLREGIQVQLAHDGLRLPINL comes from the exons ATGGAGAAGAATGAACGTGAAGATGATCGAACGGCCCTTATCTTTCTCGGAACAGGCTGCTCCGCCGCAGTTCCCCATTTCAGATGCTTACTCCAGCCCTCAGATCCTCCTTGCCATGTCTGTTCTCAGTCCCTCACTTTACTGCCTCACCTCAACCCTAATTACAG ATGCAATACATCTCTCTTGATCGATTATTGCTGCGGGGAGGAAGATGGTAGACATTATTACATGATTATTGATGTTGGGAAGAGTTTTCGAGAGCAAGTCCTTCGTTGGTTTACCTTCTATAAGATTCCTCGAATTGATTCC ATCATTCTAACTCATGACCACGCAGACGCAATTCATGGCCTAGATGATATTCGATCTCTTCAACCTCGTGGTTCAGCCATTGACACCAATCCACTTCCCGTCTTTCTATCTCAATTTACAATGGAAAG CATTTCTACGAGGTTTCCTTATTTGGTTGAAAAGAAGGTTAAAGAGGTACCTAGACGGGTTTCACAGCTTGACTGGAGAATCATCGAAGAGAATTGTGACAAACCATTCACTGCCTCGGGCTTATCTTTCACGCCTCTTCCG GTGATGCATGGAGAAGATTACGTTGCTTTAGGTTTCCTCTTCGGCAATAAAAGTAAAGTGGCTTATATATCAGATATATCACGCATCCCACCTAGTACTGAATATG CTATTTCTAAAGCCGGAGCTGGACAGCTAGATCTTCTTATCCTGGATACAAATGTACCATCTATGGTTATG AGAGGACGACAACCTACACATCTATGTTTGCCTGAG ACTCTTGAGACCATAAAGAGGCTCTGTCCAAAGAGAGCGCTTTTAACGGGTATGACACACTATTTTGATCACCATGAATACAATGAGATACTTGCGGAATGGTCTCTAAG GGAAGGAATTCAAGTTCAGCTTGCCCACGACGGTCTAAGGCTACCGATAAACCTATGA